The sequence TAAAACTAGCGCTCAATGATTTCTAAACTCAAATTCCTATTATATCAAACAATTTTTATAAAATCAATTTTTGCTAGTTTTGGGTATAATTTGAAAAAGATAGGTTTAGCCTTTTAAACAATTCAAAAAACTTATACAAGATAGGTGGCATGCATTTGAAACATTTTAAAACATTTCTTTTTATCATAATGGCAGTTATTGTGGTAAGCACAGGTTGTACGAATAAAAAGAAAAAAGATGAATACAACAAACCGGCGATCTTTTGGTATCAAGGGATTTTAAGAGAAATCCTTTTTGGCAATTTAGAAACAGCAGACAATTATTATTCTTCCTTACAAAGCGAACACATCAACTCCCCCCTTGTCCCAGAGGCCATGTTGGCTTTAGGGCAAGCACACATGAAAAAGAAAGAATATGTTTTGGCGTCTTTTTATTTTGATGAATATATCAAGCGCTTTGGGACGGAAGACAATGTGGATTATTTGACTTTTTTGAAACTGCAATCGCATTATTACGCTTTTAAAAACCACTCCAAAGACCAGGAATTTATCTCTAACTCCATTGTCAATTTGGGTGAATTTATAGAAAAATACCCTAACAGCCGCTACCGCCCTTATGTGGAATACATGCAAGTGAAATTTATTTTGGGGCAAAATGAGCTCAATCGTGCGATCGCAAATGTTTATAGGAAACGCCACAAACCTGAGGGCGTGAAACGCTATTTAGAAAGAGTGGATGAGACTTTAGAGAAAGAGACTAAACCCAAACCATCACACATGCCTTGGTATGTGTTGATTTTTGATTGGTAGGATATTTCAAACCATACAAACCATAACAGAGAGATGAAAAATGACTGAATATTTTCCTAGAATTCTGCCCGTGTTGGTAGAAGAAGACACTTTTTTATACCCCTTTATGATAGCCCCTATTTTTTTGCAAAATAATGCGAGTATCAAGGCGGTGGCTTACGCTAAAAGCAACAAATCATTAGTCTTTATTGCATGCCAAAAAGACAAATTGAACGACAATGAAGCCCCTTATTATGATGTGGGGGTGATTGGCTCTATCATGCGCGAAGCGGACATGCCTAATGGACGCGTGAAATTGCTTTTTAATGGTATCGCTAAAGGGCGTATTTTAGAGCCCGCTAAAGAAAATGAGCAAGGCTTTTTGGAAGCTCAAATAAGCCCTATTGAATATTTAGAATACGATAAAGAAAACATTCAAGCTATCGTGGAAGTGTTGAAAGAAAAAGTGATCACTCTAGCGAATGTAAGCTCGCTCTTCCCCCCAGATTTGATCAAAGCTTTAGAAGACAATGACGATCCCAACCGCATCGCTGATTTAATCGCAGCGGCTTTGCGCTTGAAAAAAGATCAAGCGTATTCCCTTTTTGCTAACAACAACACCGAGCAACGCTTATTGGATTTGATTGATATTGTGATAGAAGAGACTAAAACCCAAAAACTCCAAAAAGAAATCAAATCCAAAGTCCATCAAAAAATGGAGCAAGTCAATAAGGAATATTTCTTAAAAGAGCAGCTCAAACAAATCCAAAAAGAGCTTGGCACAGACAAGCAACGAGATGAGGATTTAAACCAATACTACCAAAAATTAGAAAGCATCAAGCCTTTTTTAAAAGAAGAAGCGTTTAAAGAAATCAAAAAACAAATTGACCGATTAAGCCGAACCCATGTGGATAGCTCTGATAGTGCGACTTTGCAAAGCTATATTGAAACTATGTTGGATGTGCCTTTTGGTCAATATGGGAAAAAAGCGTTAGACATTAAGCATGTTAGAGAACAATTGAATAAGGATCATTATTCCTTGAAAAAACCTAAAGAGCGCATTGTGGAATACTTTGCCACCATGCAGCTTTTAGAAATGCGCCAAAAGAAAAAACAAGAGCTACAACCAAACAAAAAAGACAAAACCAAAGGCACTATTTTGTGTTTTTATGGGCCTCCTGGCGTAGGTAAAACAAGCCTAGCCAATTCCATTGCTAAAGCGATAGAGCACCCATTAGTTCGGATCGCTTTAGGGGGATTAGAGGATGTGAATGAATTAAGAGGTCATCGGCGCACTTATGTAGGCTCAATGCCTGGGCGCATTGTCCAAGGGCTTATTGAAGCTAAAAAAATGGATCCGGTCATGGTTTTAGATGAAATTGATAAAGTGGATAGGAGCGTTAGGGGTGATCCAACGAGCGCTTTGTTAGAGATTTTAGACCCTGAGCAAAATGTTGCTTTTAGGGATCATTATGCGAATTTTAGCATTGATTTGTCGCAAGTGATTTTTATCGCCACCGCCAACAATGTGGATAGAATCCCAGCTCCTTTAAGAGACAGAATGGAATTTATTAGCGTGTCTAGCTACACGCCTAGTGAAAAAGAAGAAATCGCTAAAAACTACCTTATCCCCCAAGAATTAGAAAAGCATGCCTTAAAACCTAGCGAGG comes from Helicobacter acinonychis and encodes:
- the lon gene encoding endopeptidase La — protein: MTEYFPRILPVLVEEDTFLYPFMIAPIFLQNNASIKAVAYAKSNKSLVFIACQKDKLNDNEAPYYDVGVIGSIMREADMPNGRVKLLFNGIAKGRILEPAKENEQGFLEAQISPIEYLEYDKENIQAIVEVLKEKVITLANVSSLFPPDLIKALEDNDDPNRIADLIAAALRLKKDQAYSLFANNNTEQRLLDLIDIVIEETKTQKLQKEIKSKVHQKMEQVNKEYFLKEQLKQIQKELGTDKQRDEDLNQYYQKLESIKPFLKEEAFKEIKKQIDRLSRTHVDSSDSATLQSYIETMLDVPFGQYGKKALDIKHVREQLNKDHYSLKKPKERIVEYFATMQLLEMRQKKKQELQPNKKDKTKGTILCFYGPPGVGKTSLANSIAKAIEHPLVRIALGGLEDVNELRGHRRTYVGSMPGRIVQGLIEAKKMDPVMVLDEIDKVDRSVRGDPTSALLEILDPEQNVAFRDHYANFSIDLSQVIFIATANNVDRIPAPLRDRMEFISVSSYTPSEKEEIAKNYLIPQELEKHALKPSEVKISQACLKLIIEKYTREAGVRDLRRQIATIMRKVALKYLEDNPHKKGRAKKDENEEDENKKGENKDFCVSITPNNLKEYLERTVFEIDPIDKENKIGIVNGLAWTPVGGDVLKIEALKIRGKGELKLTGSLGDVMKESALIAFSVVKVLLDEEKLKAPKIPSETLKDTEGKKKKKALKVYNAYDLHLHVPEGATPKDGPSAGIAMASVIASILCDKATRSDVAMTGELTLSGEVLPIGGLKEKLIAAFKAGIKTALIPVKNYERDLDEIPAEVLENLKIVAVKNIAEVLEKTLL
- a CDS encoding outer membrane protein assembly factor BamD; translated protein: MHLKHFKTFLFIIMAVIVVSTGCTNKKKKDEYNKPAIFWYQGILREILFGNLETADNYYSSLQSEHINSPLVPEAMLALGQAHMKKKEYVLASFYFDEYIKRFGTEDNVDYLTFLKLQSHYYAFKNHSKDQEFISNSIVNLGEFIEKYPNSRYRPYVEYMQVKFILGQNELNRAIANVYRKRHKPEGVKRYLERVDETLEKETKPKPSHMPWYVLIFDW